Genomic segment of Candoia aspera isolate rCanAsp1 chromosome 2, rCanAsp1.hap2, whole genome shotgun sequence:
tccccataccactaagaacttgccacaatttgttatggtccacacagtcaaaggctttagaatagtcaataaaacagaaatagatgtttttctgaaactccctggctttttccattatccagcggatattggcaatttggtccctagttcctctgccttttctaaacccagcttgtacatctggcaattcacgctccatgaattgctgaagtctaccttgcaggatcttgagcattaccttactggcatgtgaaatgagtgccactgttcgatagtttgagcatgctttagtgtttcccttttttggtatggggatataagttgattttttccaatctgatggccattcttgtgttttccaaatttgccggTATATGGCacgcatcaccttgacagcatcatcctgctgatcatgacctctctgtcatgaccttcctgtcttggatggcccttcatggtttagctcaagctccagcaccatgacaaggtaacgatcctttgctggagctATTAATTTGTAAGAAATCAAAAATTAATTTCTAATTTATCTTGCTGTGTTCTTTCTATAATGAAAAGGCTTTCTATCATCTAGAAAGCAGATCCATATTTTTGGTGTTTGTGTGGGAGTGCTACTGCTCCTAGACATTACATCACAGTCTTAGCTAAGTATCCTGAGAGTGCTCAACTCATTGGTGTTCCTctgtgttggtatatttgtccattgaactgaaagtaggtggtgaggTAAAGGTTGATGAATTTTATGATTCTGGGTGTTTCAGTGTACTCTGTTAGGTTGGGTGTGTGTAGTAATGCTGCAATGGATTCTTTTggtagttctggatctatggacatGAAGAGTGGTGTGACATCAAATGAAGCCATAATTTTGTCCTCTTCTATTCTTAGGTCCTTGATATTCTAGAGGCATTCTAGTGGTGAATTGATAGAGTATTTCCTCCCATCTATGAGATGTCCGAGTTTTCTGGTGAGCTCTTTGGCTGCATTGTATGTTGGGGTCCCCAGTAGTGATACAATTGAACAAAGTGATAGGttgggcttgtgtattttgggatATCCATAGACACATAGGAGGGCAACTGTTCTTATTTCATGATTTGTTCTTTCTTGCTTAGAATGTTGAGGGTTTTCTTGATTTGGTTGTCCAGTTTCCATTTTGGGTTATTTATGGGATTGTAGGATTCTTCAGTAGTTCTTTGGCTTTTCATATGtattgtgttctgtccatgataataGTGGTTTGGcttttgtctgctgggaggatagTGTTTTTTCTGGAGGCAGCATTACCTCATTTACATATCatttacaatatacaataaaaagcctaggaaggaagcaaataGCCTAGAATACATCCCCTCCAGCAGtgaacacccagataagcaggaaacagcacatGAACAACCAGGGAGGAAACAATATCCTGGTTAAGAAACCATCAAGGaggaagccacacccccaccaagactGGTAGGGCAAGCAGTCAGCAAACCCCagtctcccttgcactgatgttGTTAcatagcctggtaatgaaacttctgccagaaaataaccaagctcagagaccaccaagaagtAGGGCACAATTTAGTCCTGATTCTTAATAACAATGTGTCAGGTACATGACTATAAGAACATGTTTTAAATGGAACATATATCACAAAGGATTAATCATTATACCATTTTGGGTCATCAAAGCATTTCTGCAGAGTTCCATCTAGCATCAGTTTCTTTGTGTGGAGCCTCAGCTCTTCTGAAAGTGAGCTCACTGGAAAAGATAATGAGAAACCGCAATGAATAGGGTGAAATGCTATGTGAGAGACCAGCTTATTTAGATGGGAAAAAACAAGTTTTCTGTGTCCCAGTAAGGTTGAAGGGCAAGTTTTTCTGAAGCTGTATTTGTCTACCAGTACTGATTTTTCCTTGTAATACATAAGGAGAAGGAAACATTGGGCATATTCCTAAATGCAATTTCAATCCACATAGTGGGATACTAAAGCTAGTGTGTAACGTAGTAGAAGAATCAGTGTTAGCCTGGACAATAGTTTTGTATGCCTGATCAGTGTCCTGCTTTAATTGGACAGAGCACTAGtacacatttcagaatttttgCTGGTTGCGAATACATGCATGATAGGTATCTGAAGTTTTTTTCAACAGCTATGTTCAGTGAAGACCAAAACCCAAGTTAAGACATTTAAGAATGAAATATGGCAGATTTCCTTCAGAACAATCTATTTGAAGTAATTGACAAGTTTTTAGGCTGCTGAGCACCAGCTTCACAAAATACTTAAGCTCAAACAGGCTTGACCAAATCAACTCCCAGGTACTCTGCAGATGAGACACAGCTCTTACACTCTTGAGGTAAATCAAGGATAAAACTTACCATTCTGCTGAAAAGTTTCAGAATTAAAGCCCTCCACGTGTCTTAGAGACTGTTCAAGCTTTTGGGCAGAGTACTAACAGGAAAGAGAAGATTTAAGTTTGGATGCATTTGCTCTTTAAAATGTTAACAGAATTCACATTATAATTAACTTTTCATCAATGCTGCTGGAGATAACTTTTAACCATACAGGTACTGCAACCAAAACCCCAATCAAACTCCAGTAACCAGAAGTGCATTTACTGTACAAATCAATCAGCTCTCAAGTAACTAGATTAATAAGGTTAGCATTTTCTAAAATAAGAACTTCAGTGCTAGTTAGGACTGACTCTGAAAACAGTCACTAGTTTAGATAGTGGCTTGTGCATACACACAGTATGTAGCCTGAAAGCCTCCCCACTGCTGCATCTGTATGCTACCATCACCATTGTATCCATATATCCAtacatttatgtttttatgaagaattctatttttattgtattttaatctgtagtcattttagttttattgtaaaccgcccagagctgctctttgagtgagataggcagaaatgaaatttgaaatataaataaataaatactccacAGACAAAGAACAGCCCTGTGTAATCACTACTTCTCCACAGGGGTAACCCCATTAAGATTTAACTTGAACTTTACCTGGAAACTGGAAAGAAGAAGCGCTGCCATTCTGTCAGCCTCTGGCAAATCCAGGCTGATTGCCTTACTCAGGTCTGAAAGTTCAGCACAATGTCATTTAAAGTACAGTGAATTAGCCAATTTTATTCCACATTTTAATGTCTTTCTCCAGTATTGTACGGTATGTTAATTAGTTGTTTGATTGCTGTGCTTTAATAGCTGCCATTTTTTGCTATTGTTTCAGTTTGGGAAATACCTTGTTTTTCAAATAATCATATTGCTATAAATATTTCAGTGACTCCACAGCCTAATATTTGTGGACAACTTAGGTTTCTACAACCCACAAGCATGCCCTGAAGCAAGCCTTACTGAACACAGCAGTACTTATTTCTGAACAGACAAGCATTATTACAAGGACAGAGCATCCTCTAACCCGGTGCTGGATGGGGGTTGATGTCCAACACATTTAGagaacaccaggttgggaaaTAATGGATTAATAACTAGAGTGCCTAATGCTCAAAATAATTTCACAACTTTTACTCCTTCTTTAACTTTGAGTTTGTAAAGAGCATTTTTTGAAAATCATAGTGCAACTATTTGAAGGGCAGGCAAACCTGTTTTACACCAGGAATGGGCAATCAATGGCCGGTATATAGCACCAGAACATTCCCTCTGCAACTCCTAGAGCCACTCAAAATGGGCAAAACTAAAATTTTGGGAGTCTAAGGAGTGCATAGCCTTAAGGCATCTATTCTGCTCATTAGCTGTGCTTGAAAAACCCAAACCTATAATACacaaaaaatggaactaaaactTTCACTTCTTCAAATCTAATGTCAAGGATTGTTCCTTCTGGGAAGGCAAAGTCCCTTTAAAAAATGCCAACCCCAGTATTATACAGCAACCAGCTGGACAGTTCAGCTGGAAGGAAATTTTAGGGTGCCATCTATTTAGGGGTAGTTCACATAGCTTCTTCAAGAACTCAACTCATCTTGCCTTCCTCCTACCAAGTTCATCCTTAATCACCAAGTTGCATTGAGGAGACATACCCAAAATATCCACGTGAAGAGGCGGCAGTGACTTCCGGCGATTAACACCCAGTTTCAGACTGTAGCGACTCAAGGAGCGACGTGCAACTTTTGGGCTAGGGAGCTGCCCAAAGGATACATTAAATGAAGTTGAAGCATGGCCTGTTTCAGGACCAATACCCTGCAGGGATGCTTCTTCAAGGCCGTGGGAACACCCATTCTTCGGACTAGGTTCTGGACAGCATTTTTGTTTGCTAGTCTCTGCCAACATCGCTGAATGGCTGGCTGTCATTTCAAGTGGGATCCCACCGCTACAACTAGCAATATTATCTGTTTTGACAAAGCATTTGGCAGCCATTGTCTCTTGGCTATACGCACTTTCTACAAACAAGGAAAGTGGAGAAAATATACTTCATGTCAAAACAGAAAAAGGCAAAGTAAAATGTCAAGATATTCAGCATGCAACTGAATTTTTGAACCATATGAATTTAAAATGTGTGCAAACAGGTTGTAAACAGAGGGGAAAGCATCTGACACAGGAATGCTCTGCCAGTacactttattttacatttagaATTCTGGATCCCCTTTTCACCTAAGAATTATTCAAAGCAATTTATAACACAAATAAGAGATACATAAGCTACAAAAAAAGTAACAAGGAGGTAGGAAAAGAAGGGCTGTACAGCCTCCTTAACCTGGTGATTTAGAAGGGTCCACTACCAGGGAGCCAAACCAAAATAACCTGAGATTGCCAGATTCATAGATTAGCTTCTAAACTAGCCCATCACAATCAGACCAACAGTTACTATAGCACTTTTACACACATACTAATATTGGCTTAAAAAGAAATGATAGGGTTAGTTGGTCTACAAACCAATTGTATGGTTTTTCCCCCACAAATTTTTTTCTGTAGTAACAGAGATATATTTCTGCAGTGAATTTCACTATAGGCCACCAAGGCAACTTTCACAAGGAAGTATAGTACTAAGGGAGGTCAGTTAAAATCATGAATAGCCCATGATAAGCTATGGTTTATTTtacatggcttattgaataaaccacactggctgggttcacacactgtacCAAGCCATAAACCAGGGTTATAGTTTACaaatttacaaatcacaatgacaCATAGTTTGACCAAGCAGTAGAAGACAACCAAACAAAAAATGTTATTTGTGTTAATTCTTTTACCCAATATCTCagcatttttttcatattcaaaGGCAGACTGCATGTCTTGAGAACCGGTCTgaaaccaaaaatatatatttctcatAAAACATTATGGATATtagatcattttcttttctgcaagcAATAAATCAGACAATAAAACATTAACTTGGTGTTTCTGCTGTGACAGAAAAGCACAGTAATTTTCTTTATTGCTCCAAGAACATTTTTTCTTATTCAAAGGATTCAGCATGCTTAAAGATCCATGTGCTTTTTCCCCAACTTTGCACAGTACAATTGCTTCCCAAATTATTTAATCTGATTCCATAAATATTTATATGACCTACAATGGTCAGTATGATTCTCACATGACTTACAGCTTCAGATTGATCAGTAGATAAAAAGACATACAAATgggaaacaaatataaaataaagcaaaaaagatCTATGCTTAACAAGAAATGCATAACACACTCTTCTACATTTGATCTTTAAATAGCTCAATAACTTCATTTAGATACCACCACCCCATACTCCTTTTCCTCCTTAGGTAATGCCAActacagataaataaatggaatgcatAGTTGGACCTATCAGATGCTAaatttgcctatttttaaaatttcaatccCTGAACTGTAAAGAACAAGGAACTGCCTTTGTTAAGTACAAAGACGGTGTTCTATTTTATAGATGATTGACACATCTTGGACTTCCACTACAAGTTGAATTACTGACTACTATATAATAGCAGAAAAATGTAGGAATCCCAAGTATGGATTAATTTAAATCAATACTAAAGTTTCTTACCAGAGCATTAAAAGGTCTATATGTTTTAAAGCTTTTAGTTAACATTTTCATTTACCTGTTGAGCCCAGTCCTTTGGAAGAGTACCTTCTGTGCTGAAAAGTTTAACAACAAAGAATTCTCATTAAGCCTGGTTTCATAACCTTTAGAAACAAAGTTAATCTAAATAACTACAGTCAAACACTGCTTTTTAGGAATTGCCCCGATATTGGTTCACTATCCAATCATTACACGTCCAGGGATCATCATTTTCCCCAGCAACTGCAATACAGTAAATGGAACTACAGTTAGAAAACCCAGACGCAGCAGCGTCAAAAACCCACTCCAGTCAAAAGTATCTCAGTGAGTATTGCAGATAAAGAAGTACTGCCTACTTTTGCACATCGACTacctcttccttctctcccacCCTCTGCTTTACCGAAGACGTAAACAAAGCGGTGTAGCAG
This window contains:
- the DSN1 gene encoding kinetochore-associated protein DSN1 homolog; translated protein: MEERGFRSGCTEGTLPKDWAQQTGSQDMQSAFEYEKNAEILESAYSQETMAAKCFVKTDNIASCSGGIPLEMTASHSAMLAETSKQKCCPEPSPKNGCSHGLEEASLQGIGPETGHASTSFNVSFGQLPSPKVARRSLSRYSLKLGVNRRKSLPPLHVDILDLSKAISLDLPEADRMAALLLSSFQYSAQKLEQSLRHVEGFNSETFQQNVSSLSEELRLHTKKLMLDGTLQKCFDDPKWGLSDPAFSASVAALKDTIARFSAENQAWDELLLSYQKKMEEISRQLQSCKLKQAPEESYSYLGTSQAQVLQAKPDYQKILDCQGEVFYGLERVLDEISQMVKVCQTYVEDTTLYLQKLSAQLASRTFLKLEKSPARKLLRLLQTKSSVLPPP